One segment of Tenrec ecaudatus isolate mTenEca1 chromosome 1, mTenEca1.hap1, whole genome shotgun sequence DNA contains the following:
- the LOC142462160 gene encoding olfactory receptor 7G2-like, with the protein MGLTDHPELQPIIFSLFLMVYLVTVLGNLLIVWAVISDSHLHTPMYFFLSHLSFTDICLSTSAVPKMLVNILTQNQTITFTGCLSQIFFVLFFCAFENFLLAAMAYDRYVAICSPLRYTVIMNPCFCGLLILLSLLTSITLALLHCLMILHLSFCPRPEISQFFCELAQLLKIACSSTLINNILIYSVTFILAGVSMCEIIFSYTQIVSSVLRIPSSSGMYKVFSTCGSHLSVVSLFYGTAFGVYVSALFAQSSRKTAIASVMYLVVPQMLNPFIYSLRNKDIKVSLRKLFVRQSFL; encoded by the coding sequence ATGGGACTCACTGATCATCCAGAACTTCAGCCCATCATTTTTAGCCTGTTCCTGATGGTGTACCTGGTCACTGTCCTTGGAAACCTGCTCATCGTCTGGGCTGTCATCTCTGACTCCCAcctgcacacacccatgtacttctttctctcccatctctcctttaCTGACATCTGTTTAAGCACATCTGCCGTCCCAAAGATGTTGGTGAACATCCTCACACAGAATCAGACCATCACTTTCACAGGCTGCCTCAGCCAGATTTTCTTTGTCCTGTTTTTTTGTGCTTTTGAAAATTTTCTCCTAGCAgcaatggcctatgaccgctatgtggccatttgTTCCCCACTGAGGTACACAGTCATCATGAATCCCTGCTTCTGTGGCCTGCTCATTCTGCTTTCCTTGCTAACCAGTATAACGCTTGCTTTGCTGCACTGTCTGATGATTTTGCATTTGTCTTTCTGTCCACGTCCGGAGATCTCTCAGTTTTTCTGTGAACTTGCTCAGCTCCTCAAGATTGCCTGCTCCAGCACCCTCATTAATAACATCCTCATCTACTCTGTTACTTTCATTTTGGCGGGTGTTTCTATGTGTGAGATCATATTCTCTTACACGCAAATTGTCTCCTCTGTTTTAAGAATACCATCATCTAGTGGGATGTATAAAGTGTTTTCCACTTGTGGTTCTCACCTGTCAGTTGTTTCACTCTTCTATGGGACGGCTTTTGGTGTGTATGTAAGTGCTTTATTTGCACAGTCTTCCAGAAAAACAGCAATAGCCTCGGTGATGTATCTTGTAGTGCCCCAAATGCTGAATCCTTTCATCTACAGTCTGAGGAACAAGGACATAAAGGTGAGCTTGAGAAAACTCTTTGTTAGGCAAtcatttttgtaa
- the LOC142422114 gene encoding olfactory receptor 7G2-like produces the protein MGLTDHPEFQPIIFCLFLMVYLVTVLGNLLIVWAVISDSHLHTPMYFFLTHLSFTDICLSTSTIPKMLVNILTQNQTIPFTGCLSQMFFILFFGAFENFLLAAMAYDRYVAICSPLRYTVIMNPCFCGLLMLLSLLISLMLALLHCLMILHLSFCPRPEISQFFCELAQILKIACSSTLINNILIYSVTFILGGVSMCEIIFSYTQIVSSVLRIPSSSGMYKIFSTCGSHLSVVSLFYGISFGVYLSALFAQSPRKIAVASVMYIVVPQMLNPFIYSLRNKDIKVSLRKLFARKSFL, from the coding sequence ATGGGACTCACAGATCATCCAGAATTTCAGCCCATCATTTTTTGCCTGTTTCTGATGGTGTACCTGGTCACTGTCCTTGGAAACCTGCTCATCGTCTGGGCTGTCATCTCTGACTCCCAcctgcacacacccatgtacttctttctcACCCATCTCTCCTTTACTGACATCTGTTTAAGCACATCTACCATCCCAAAGATGTTGGTGAACATCCTCACACAGAACCAGACCATCCCTTTTACAGGTTGCCTCAGCCAGATGTTCTTTATCCTGTTTTTTGGTGCTTTTGAAAATTTTCTTCTAGCAgcaatggcctatgaccgctatgtggccatttgTTCCCCACTGAGGTACACAGTCATCATGAATCCCTGCTTCTGTGGCCTGCTCATGCTGCTTTCCTTGCTAATTAGTCTAATGCTTGctctgttacactgtctgatgattTTGCATTTGTCTTTCTGTCCACGTCCGGAGATCTCTCAGTTTTTCTGTGAACTTGCTCAGATCCTCAAGATTGCCTGCTCCAGCACCCTCATTAATAACATCCTCATCTACTCTGTTACTTTCATTTTGGGGGGTGTTTCTATGTGTGAGATCATATTCTCTTACACGCAAATTGTCTCCTCTGTTTTGAGGATACCATCATCTAGTGGGATGTATAAAATTTTTTCCACCTGTGGGTCTCACCTGTCAGTTGTTTCACTCTTTTATGGGATATCTTTTGGTGTGTATCTAAGTGCTTTATTTGCACAGTCTCCAAGAAAAATTGCAGTAGCCTCAGTGATGTACATTGTCGTGCCCCAAATGCTGAATCCTTTCATCTACAGTCTGAGGAACAAAGACATAAAGGTGAGCTTGAGAAAACTCTTTGCTAGGAAATCATTTTTGTAA
- the LOC142423092 gene encoding olfactory receptor 7G2-like — MVYLLTVLGNLFIFGAVISDPHLHTPMYFFLSHLSFTDICLSTTTIPKMLVNILTKNQTITFTGCLSQNFFVLFFCAFENILLGVMAYDRYVAICSPLRYTVIMNPCFCGLLMLLSLLASLMLALLHSLMILHLSFCADLEIPQFFCELAQLFKIACSSTLINNILIYSVASIVVGVPLSGIIFSYTQIVSSVLRIPSSSGKVFSTCGSHLSVVSLFYGTAFGVYLSALCAPSSRQTAVASVMYIVVPQMLNPFIYSLRNKDIKVSLRKLFDKTPSL, encoded by the coding sequence ATGGTGTACCTGCTCACTGTCCTTGGAAATCTATTCATTTTTGGGGCTGTCatctctgacccccacctccacacacctatgtacttctttctctcccatctctcctttaCTGACATCTGTTTAAGCACAACTACCATCCCAAAGATGTTAGTGAACATCCTAACAAAGAATCAGACCATCACTTTTACAGGCTGCCTCAGCCAGAATTTTTTTGTCCTGTTTTTTTGTGCTTTTGAAAATATTCTTCTAGGAGtaatggcctatgaccgctatgtggccatttgCTCCCCACTGAGGTACACAGTCATCATGAATCCCTGCTTCTGTGGCCTGCTCATGCTGCTTTCCTTGCTAGCCAGTCTAATGCTTGCTCTCCTGCACAGTCTGATGATTTTGCATCTGTCTTTCTGCGCAGACCTGGAAATCCCTCAGTTTTTCTGTGAACTTGCTCAGCTCTTCAAGATTGCCTGCTCCAGCACCCTCATTAATAACATCCTCATCTACTCTGTTGCTTCCATTGTGGTGGGTGTTCCTCTGTCTGGGATCATATTCTCTTACACCCAAATTGTCTCTTCTGTTTTGAGGATTCCATCATCTAGTGGGAAAGTGTTTTCCACCTGTGGGTCTCACCTGTCAGTGGTTTCACTCTTCTATGGGACAGCTTTTGGTGTGTATCTAAGTGCTTTATGTGCACCGTCTTCCAGACAAACGGCAGTAGCCTCAGTGATGTACATTGTAGTGCCCCAAATGCTGAATCCTTTCATCTACAGTCTGAGGAACAAGGACATAAAGGTGAGCTTGAGGAAACTGTTTGATAAGACACCTTCCTTGTAA